A portion of the Gallus gallus isolate bGalGal1 chromosome 16 unlocalized genomic scaffold, bGalGal1.mat.broiler.GRCg7b 16_unloc2, whole genome shotgun sequence genome contains these proteins:
- the LOC121108655 gene encoding uncharacterized protein LOC121108655 isoform X2, with protein MAEGCPLPGEVTEGDSGVPKGDVDVPEVTVTPWASGITITVTVAPADEDIEDIWDIGDTEDVGDIGDTAEDIGGADVGRGDVPVPRDRDVPTLKGFGDGDGIDVTALKDTEVTEVVTPRGVGDRDVPTPGDMGGRDVSIYGDKDVPVHEDEGDGDRDVIGVWDDGDKGFGDGNATTPRDEVWDVPVPSMEKGSGNGGVLAAGDEDIGDIPTVRDIGDIPTVRDIGDIPTVRDIGDKDVTTPKDEDTKEKPVPTMGDEDFGGEGGGDRDVPSPVGFGDKDTGDKDVPSPNGIGDKDIGDKDIGEKGVPSPMGFGDKDFGDKDVPSPMDFGDKDVPYLMGIGDKDIGDKDFGDKEVPSPIGFGDKDAGDKDVPSVTGFGDKDFGDKDVGDKDVPSPNGIGGKDVGEKEVPSPIGFGDKDVPSPMGFGDNDIGDKEVPSVTGFGDKDVGDKDVPPPKAFGDKDIGDKDFGDKDVPSPMGFGDKEVPSVTGFGDKDFGDKDVPSPMGFGDKDVPPPKAIGDKDIGDKDFGGKDVPSPMGFADEDNGDKDVPSPLGFGDKDFGEKDVPSPIGFGDKDVGDKDIPPPKAFGDKDFGDKDFGDKDVPSPVGFGDKDVPSPKAFGDKDVGDKDILPPKAFGDKDFRDMNVPSPIGFGDKDAGDKDVPPPKAFGDKDFGDKDVGDKDVPSPMGFGDKDVPSPLGFGDKDFGDKDVPSPMGFGDKDVPSPKAFGDKDVGDKDIPPPKAFGDKDFRDMNVPSPIGFGDKDAGDKDVPPPKAFGDKDNGDIPTPGDVWDEEVGDIQVPTLRDFGDREFGDREFGDKEFGDKEIGDKEIGDRDVGDKEIGDKEFGDKEFGDKEIGDKEFGDKEFGAEAISAPQDLGGRDVPPRGDIGVVPHGDGDIPAFGVSEDGRGDTVGDMGGVDVTARGGDGDREGTSGRVGGVEGARGAGDVITITVTAPPLEDGPGDDDVIADAIAAQPRGVAGGRRRHSCASR; from the exons aTGGCTGAGGGGTGTCCCCTCCCTGGGGAGGTGACAGAGGGGGACAGCGGTGTCCCCAAAGGGGACGTCGATGTCCCCGAGGTCACCGTCACTCCTTGGGCCAGCGGCATCACCATCACTGTGACGGTGGCACCGGCGGATGAGGACATCGAGGACATTtgggacattggggacaccgAGGAcgttggggacattggggacaccgCTGAGGACATTGGGGGTGCGGATGTGGGGCGCGGGGACGTCCCCGTTCCACGTGACAGAGATGTCCCAACCCTGAAGGGTTTTGGGGACGGGGATGGCATTGATGTCACAGCCctaaaggacactgaggtgacAGAGGTGGTGACACCAAGGGGTGTTGGGGACAGGGATGTCCCAACCccgggggatatggggggcagGGATGTCTCCATCTATGGGGACAAGGATGTCCCGGTCCACGAGGATGAGGGTGACGGGGACAGGGATGTCATAGGTGTATGGGATGATGGGGACAAGGGCTTTGGGGACGGGAATGCCACCACCCCAAGGGACGAAGTTTGGGATGTCCCCGTTCCCAGTATGGAGAAGGGCAGTGGGAATGGGGGTGTCTTGGCTGCTGGAGACGAGGACATTGGGGACATCCCAACCGTaagggacattggggacatccCAACCGTaagggacattggggacatccCAACCGTAAGGGACATTGGGGACAAGGATGTCACAACCCCTAAGGACGAGGACACCAAGGAAAAGCCTGTCCCAACCATGGGGGATGAGGACTTTGGGGGCGAGGGTGGTGGGGACAGGGATGTCCCGTCCCCAGTGGGCTTTGGGGACAAGGACACTGGGGACAAGGATGTCCCATCCCCTAATGGCATTGGGGACAAGGATATTGGGGACAAGGACATTGGAGAGAAGGGTGTCCCATCCCCCATGGGCTTTGGGGACAAGGACTTTGGGGACAAGGATGTCCCATCCCCCATGGACTTTGGGGACAAGGACGTCCCATATCTCATGGGCATTGGGGACAAGGACATTGGGGACAAGGACTTTGGGGACAAGGAAGTCCCATCCCCTATTGGCTTTGGGGACAAGGATGCTGGGGACAAGGATGTCCCATCTGTCACAGGCTTTGGGGACAAGGACTTTGGGGACAAGG ATGTTGGGGACAAGGATGTCCCATCCCCTAATGGCATTGGGGGCAAGGATGTTGGGGAGAAGGAAGTCCCATCCCCTATCGGCTTTGGGGACAAGGACGTCCCATCCCCCATGGGCTTTGGGGACAACGACATTGGGGACAAGGAAGTCCCATCTGTCACGGGCTTTGGGGACAAGGATGTTGGGGACAAGGATGTCCCACCCCCTAAGGCCTTTGGGGACAAGGACATTGGGGACAAGGACTTTGGGGACAAGGACGTGCCATCCCCCATGGGCTTTGGGGACAAGGAAGTCCCATCTGTCACGGGCTTTGGGGACAAGGACTTTGGGGACAAGGATGTCCCATCCCCCATGGGCTTTGGGGACAAGGACGTCCCACCCCCTAAGGCCATTGGGGACAAGGACATTGGGGACAAGGACTTTGGGGGCAAGGATGTCCCATCCCCTATGGGCTTTGCGGACGAGGACAATGGGGACAAGGATGTCCCATCCCCTCTGGGCTTTGGGGACAAGGACTTTGGGGAGAAGGATGTCCCATCCCCTATCGGCTTTGGGGACAAGGATGTTGGGGACAAGGACATCCCACCCCCTAAGGCCTTTGGGGACAAGGACTTTGGGGACAAGGACTTTGGGGACAAGGATGTCCCATCCCCCGTGGGCTTTGGGGACAAGGACGTCCCATCCCCTAAGGCCTTTGGGGACAAGGACGTTGGGGACAAGGACATCCTACCCCCTAAGGCCTTTGGGGACAAGGACTTTAGGGACATGAATGTCCCATCCCCTATCGGCTTTGGGGACAAGGACGCTGGGGACAAGGATGTCCCACCCCCTAAGGCCTTTGGGGACAAGGACTTTGGGGACAAGGATGTTGGGGACAAGGATGTCCCATCCCCCATGGGCTTTGGGGACAAGGACGTCCCATCCCCTCTGGGCTTTGGGGACAAGGACTTTGGGGACAAGGATGTCCCATCCCCCATGGGCTTTGGGGACAAGGACGTCCCATCCCCTAAGGCCTTTGGGGACAAGGACGTTGGGGACAAGGACATCCCACCCCCTAAGGCCTTTGGGGACAAGGACTTTAGGGACATGAATGTCCCATCCCCTATCGGCTTTGGGGACAAGGATGCTGGGGACAAGGATGTCCCACCCCCTAAGGCCTTTGGGGACAAGGACAATGGGGACATCCCAACCCCAGGAGATGTTTGGGATGAGGAGGTTGGGGACATCCAGGTCCCAACCCTAAGGGACTTTGGGGACAGAGAGTTTGGGGACAGAGAGTTTGGGGACAAAGAGTTTGGGGACAAAGAGATTGGGGACAAAGAGATTGGGGACAGGGATGTTGGGGACAAAGAGATTGGGGACAAAGAGTTTGGGGACAAAGAGTTTGGGGACAAAGAGATTGGGGACAAAGAGTTTGGGGACAAAGAGTTTGGGGCCGAGGCCATCTCAGCCCCGCAGGACTTGGGGGGCAGGGATGTCCCCCCCCGAGGGGACATTGGGGTCGTGCCCCACGGGGACGGGGACATCCCGGCCTTTGGGGTCAGCGAGGATGGCCGTGGGGACACggttggggacatggggggcgTGGATGTCACCGCCcgggggggtgatggggacagaGAGGGGACGTCGGGAAGGGTTGGGGGCGTTGAGGGCGCGCGCGGTGCCGGTGACGTCATCACCATCACGGTGACGGCCCCGCCGCTGGAGGACGGCCCCGGCGACGATGACGTCATCGCTGACGCCATTGCCGCCCAACCGCGCGGTGTCGCGGGGGGGCGGCGACGTCACAGCTGCGCTTCCCGGTGA
- the LOC121108655 gene encoding collagen alpha-1(III) chain-like isoform X3, which translates to MAEGCPLPGEVTEGDSGVPKGDVDVPEVTVTPWASGITITVTVAPADEDIEDIWDIGDTEDVGDIGDTAEDIGGADVGRGDVPVPRDRDVPTLKGFGDGDGIDVTALKDTEVTEVVTPRGVGDRDVPTPGDMGGRDVSIYGDKDVPVHEDEGDGDRDVIGVWDDGDKGFGDGNATTPRDEVWDVPVPSMEKGSGNGGVLAAGDEDIGDIPTVRDIGDIPTVRDIGDIPTVRDIGDKDVTTPKDEDTKEKPVPTMGDEDFGGEGGGDRDVPSPVGFGDKDTGDKDVPSPNGIGDKDIGDKDIGEKGVPSPMGFGDKDFGDKDVPSPMDFGDKDVPYLMGIGDKDIGDKDFGDKEVPSPIGFGDKDAGDKDVPSVTGFGDKDFGDKGVPSPLGFGDKVFGDKDVGDKDVPSPNGIGGKDVGEKEVPSPIGFGDKDVPSPMGFGDNDIGDKEVPSVTGFGDKDVGDKDVPPPKAFGDKDIGDKDFGDKDVPSPMGFGDKEVPSVTGFGDKDFGDKDVPSPMGFGDKDVPPPKAIGDKDIGDKDFGGKDVPSPMGFADEDNGDKDVPSPLGFGDKDFGEKDVPSPIGFGDKDVGDKDIPPPKAFGDKDFRDMNVPSPIGFGDKDAGDKDVPPPKAFGDKDFGDKDVGDKDVPSPMGFGDKDVPSPLGFGDKDFGDKDVPSPMGFGDKDVPSPKAFGDKDVGDKDIPPPKAFGDKDFRDMNVPSPIGFGDKDAGDKDVPPPKAFGDKDNGDIPTPGDVWDEEVGDIQVPTLRDFGDREFGDREFGDKEFGDKEIGDKEIGDRDVGDKEIGDKEFGDKEFGDKEIGDKEFGDKEFGAEAISAPQDLGGRDVPPRGDIGVVPHGDGDIPAFGVSEDGRGDTVGDMGGVDVTARGGDGDREGTSGRVGGVEGARGAGDVITITVTAPPLEDGPGDDDVIADAIAAQPRGVAGGRRRHSCASR; encoded by the exons aTGGCTGAGGGGTGTCCCCTCCCTGGGGAGGTGACAGAGGGGGACAGCGGTGTCCCCAAAGGGGACGTCGATGTCCCCGAGGTCACCGTCACTCCTTGGGCCAGCGGCATCACCATCACTGTGACGGTGGCACCGGCGGATGAGGACATCGAGGACATTtgggacattggggacaccgAGGAcgttggggacattggggacaccgCTGAGGACATTGGGGGTGCGGATGTGGGGCGCGGGGACGTCCCCGTTCCACGTGACAGAGATGTCCCAACCCTGAAGGGTTTTGGGGACGGGGATGGCATTGATGTCACAGCCctaaaggacactgaggtgacAGAGGTGGTGACACCAAGGGGTGTTGGGGACAGGGATGTCCCAACCccgggggatatggggggcagGGATGTCTCCATCTATGGGGACAAGGATGTCCCGGTCCACGAGGATGAGGGTGACGGGGACAGGGATGTCATAGGTGTATGGGATGATGGGGACAAGGGCTTTGGGGACGGGAATGCCACCACCCCAAGGGACGAAGTTTGGGATGTCCCCGTTCCCAGTATGGAGAAGGGCAGTGGGAATGGGGGTGTCTTGGCTGCTGGAGACGAGGACATTGGGGACATCCCAACCGTaagggacattggggacatccCAACCGTaagggacattggggacatccCAACCGTAAGGGACATTGGGGACAAGGATGTCACAACCCCTAAGGACGAGGACACCAAGGAAAAGCCTGTCCCAACCATGGGGGATGAGGACTTTGGGGGCGAGGGTGGTGGGGACAGGGATGTCCCGTCCCCAGTGGGCTTTGGGGACAAGGACACTGGGGACAAGGATGTCCCATCCCCTAATGGCATTGGGGACAAGGATATTGGGGACAAGGACATTGGAGAGAAGGGTGTCCCATCCCCCATGGGCTTTGGGGACAAGGACTTTGGGGACAAGGATGTCCCATCCCCCATGGACTTTGGGGACAAGGACGTCCCATATCTCATGGGCATTGGGGACAAGGACATTGGGGACAAGGACTTTGGGGACAAGGAAGTCCCATCCCCTATTGGCTTTGGGGACAAGGATGCTGGGGACAAGGATGTCCCATCTGTCACAGGCTTTGGGGACAAGGACTTTGGGGACAAGGGTGTTCCATCCCCTCTGGGCTTTGGGGACAAGGTCTTTGGGGACAAGGATGTTGGGGACAAGGATGTCCCATCCCCTAATGGCATTGGGGGCAAGGATGTTGGGGAGAAGGAAGTCCCATCCCCTATCGGCTTTGGGGACAAGGACGTCCCATCCCCCATGGGCTTTGGGGACAACGACATTGGGGACAAGGAAGTCCCATCTGTCACGGGCTTTGGGGACAAGGATGTTGGGGACAAGGATGTCCCACCCCCTAAGGCCTTTGGGGACAAGGACATTGGGGACAAGGACTTTGGGGACAAGGACGTGCCATCCCCCATGGGCTTTGGGGACAAGGAAGTCCCATCTGTCACGGGCTTTGGGGACAAGGACTTTGGGGACAAGGATGTCCCATCCCCCATGGGCTTTGGGGACAAGGACGTCCCACCCCCTAAGGCCATTGGGGACAAGGACATTGGGGACAAGGACTTTGGGGGCAAGGATGTCCCATCCCCTATGGGCTTTGCGGACGAGGACAATGGGGACAAGGATGTCCCATCCCCTCTGGGCTTTGGGGACAAGGACTTTGGGGAGAAGGATGTCCCATCCCCTATCGGCTTTGGGGACAAGGATGTTGGGGACAAGGACATCCCACCCCCTAAGGCCTTTGGGGACAAG GACTTTAGGGACATGAATGTCCCATCCCCTATCGGCTTTGGGGACAAGGACGCTGGGGACAAGGATGTCCCACCCCCTAAGGCCTTTGGGGACAAGGACTTTGGGGACAAGGATGTTGGGGACAAGGATGTCCCATCCCCCATGGGCTTTGGGGACAAGGACGTCCCATCCCCTCTGGGCTTTGGGGACAAGGACTTTGGGGACAAGGATGTCCCATCCCCCATGGGCTTTGGGGACAAGGACGTCCCATCCCCTAAGGCCTTTGGGGACAAGGACGTTGGGGACAAGGACATCCCACCCCCTAAGGCCTTTGGGGACAAGGACTTTAGGGACATGAATGTCCCATCCCCTATCGGCTTTGGGGACAAGGATGCTGGGGACAAGGATGTCCCACCCCCTAAGGCCTTTGGGGACAAGGACAATGGGGACATCCCAACCCCAGGAGATGTTTGGGATGAGGAGGTTGGGGACATCCAGGTCCCAACCCTAAGGGACTTTGGGGACAGAGAGTTTGGGGACAGAGAGTTTGGGGACAAAGAGTTTGGGGACAAAGAGATTGGGGACAAAGAGATTGGGGACAGGGATGTTGGGGACAAAGAGATTGGGGACAAAGAGTTTGGGGACAAAGAGTTTGGGGACAAAGAGATTGGGGACAAAGAGTTTGGGGACAAAGAGTTTGGGGCCGAGGCCATCTCAGCCCCGCAGGACTTGGGGGGCAGGGATGTCCCCCCCCGAGGGGACATTGGGGTCGTGCCCCACGGGGACGGGGACATCCCGGCCTTTGGGGTCAGCGAGGATGGCCGTGGGGACACggttggggacatggggggcgTGGATGTCACCGCCcgggggggtgatggggacagaGAGGGGACGTCGGGAAGGGTTGGGGGCGTTGAGGGCGCGCGCGGTGCCGGTGACGTCATCACCATCACGGTGACGGCCCCGCCGCTGGAGGACGGCCCCGGCGACGATGACGTCATCGCTGACGCCATTGCCGCCCAACCGCGCGGTGTCGCGGGGGGGCGGCGACGTCACAGCTGCGCTTCCCGGTGA
- the LOC121108655 gene encoding collagen alpha-1(XXIV) chain-like isoform X4, producing MAEGCPLPGEVTEGDSGVPKGDVDVPEVTVTPWASGITITVTVAPADEDIEDIWDIGDTEDVGDIGDTAEDIGGADVGRGDVPVPRDRDVPTLKGFGDGDGIDVTALKDTEVTEVVTPRGVGDRDVPTPGDMGGRDVSIYGDKDVPVHEDEGDGDRDVIGVWDDGDKGFGDGNATTPRDEVWDVPVPSMEKGSGNGGVLAAGDEDIGDIPTVRDIGDIPTVRDIGDIPTVRDIGDKDVTTPKDEDTKEKPVPTMGDEDFGGEGGGDRDVPSPVGFGDKDTGDKDVPSPNGIGDKDIGDKDIGEKGVPSPMGFGDKDFGDKDVPSPMDFGDKDVPYLMGIGDKDIGDKDFGDKEVPSPIGFGDKDAGDKDVPSVTGFGDKDFGDKGVPSPLGFGDKVFGDKDVGDKDVPSPNGIGGKDVGEKEVPSPIGFGDKDVPSPMGFGDNDIGDKEVPSVTGFGDKDVGDKDVPPPKAFGDKDIGDKDFGDKDVPSPMGFGDKEVPSVTGFGDKDFGDKDVPSPMGFGDKDVPPPKAIGDKDIGDKDFGGKDVPSPMGFADEDNGDKDVPSPLGFGDKDFGEKDVPSPIGFGDKDVGDKDIPPPKAFGDKDFGDKDFGDKDVPSPVGFGDKDVPSPKAFGDKDVGDKDILPPKAFGDKDFRDMNVPSPIGFGDKDAGDKDVPPPKAFGDKDNGDIPTPGDVWDEEVGDIQVPTLRDFGDREFGDREFGDKEFGDKEIGDKEIGDRDVGDKEIGDKEFGDKEFGDKEIGDKEFGDKEFGAEAISAPQDLGGRDVPPRGDIGVVPHGDGDIPAFGVSEDGRGDTVGDMGGVDVTARGGDGDREGTSGRVGGVEGARGAGDVITITVTAPPLEDGPGDDDVIADAIAAQPRGVAGGRRRHSCASR from the exons aTGGCTGAGGGGTGTCCCCTCCCTGGGGAGGTGACAGAGGGGGACAGCGGTGTCCCCAAAGGGGACGTCGATGTCCCCGAGGTCACCGTCACTCCTTGGGCCAGCGGCATCACCATCACTGTGACGGTGGCACCGGCGGATGAGGACATCGAGGACATTtgggacattggggacaccgAGGAcgttggggacattggggacaccgCTGAGGACATTGGGGGTGCGGATGTGGGGCGCGGGGACGTCCCCGTTCCACGTGACAGAGATGTCCCAACCCTGAAGGGTTTTGGGGACGGGGATGGCATTGATGTCACAGCCctaaaggacactgaggtgacAGAGGTGGTGACACCAAGGGGTGTTGGGGACAGGGATGTCCCAACCccgggggatatggggggcagGGATGTCTCCATCTATGGGGACAAGGATGTCCCGGTCCACGAGGATGAGGGTGACGGGGACAGGGATGTCATAGGTGTATGGGATGATGGGGACAAGGGCTTTGGGGACGGGAATGCCACCACCCCAAGGGACGAAGTTTGGGATGTCCCCGTTCCCAGTATGGAGAAGGGCAGTGGGAATGGGGGTGTCTTGGCTGCTGGAGACGAGGACATTGGGGACATCCCAACCGTaagggacattggggacatccCAACCGTaagggacattggggacatccCAACCGTAAGGGACATTGGGGACAAGGATGTCACAACCCCTAAGGACGAGGACACCAAGGAAAAGCCTGTCCCAACCATGGGGGATGAGGACTTTGGGGGCGAGGGTGGTGGGGACAGGGATGTCCCGTCCCCAGTGGGCTTTGGGGACAAGGACACTGGGGACAAGGATGTCCCATCCCCTAATGGCATTGGGGACAAGGATATTGGGGACAAGGACATTGGAGAGAAGGGTGTCCCATCCCCCATGGGCTTTGGGGACAAGGACTTTGGGGACAAGGATGTCCCATCCCCCATGGACTTTGGGGACAAGGACGTCCCATATCTCATGGGCATTGGGGACAAGGACATTGGGGACAAGGACTTTGGGGACAAGGAAGTCCCATCCCCTATTGGCTTTGGGGACAAGGATGCTGGGGACAAGGATGTCCCATCTGTCACAGGCTTTGGGGACAAGGACTTTGGGGACAAGGGTGTTCCATCCCCTCTGGGCTTTGGGGACAAGGTCTTTGGGGACAAGGATGTTGGGGACAAGGATGTCCCATCCCCTAATGGCATTGGGGGCAAGGATGTTGGGGAGAAGGAAGTCCCATCCCCTATCGGCTTTGGGGACAAGGACGTCCCATCCCCCATGGGCTTTGGGGACAACGACATTGGGGACAAGGAAGTCCCATCTGTCACGGGCTTTGGGGACAAGGATGTTGGGGACAAGGATGTCCCACCCCCTAAGGCCTTTGGGGACAAGGACATTGGGGACAAGGACTTTGGGGACAAGGACGTGCCATCCCCCATGGGCTTTGGGGACAAGGAAGTCCCATCTGTCACGGGCTTTGGGGACAAGGACTTTGGGGACAAGGATGTCCCATCCCCCATGGGCTTTGGGGACAAGGACGTCCCACCCCCTAAGGCCATTGGGGACAAGGACATTGGGGACAAGGACTTTGGGGGCAAGGATGTCCCATCCCCTATGGGCTTTGCGGACGAGGACAATGGGGACAAGGATGTCCCATCCCCTCTGGGCTTTGGGGACAAGGACTTTGGGGAGAAGGATGTCCCATCCCCTATCGGCTTTGGGGACAAGGATGTTGGGGACAAGGACATCCCACCCCCTAAGGCCTTTGGGGACAAGGACTTTGGGGACAAGGACTTTGGGGACAAGGATGTCCCATCCCCCGTGGGCTTTGGGGACAAGGACGTCCCATCCCCTAAGGCCTTTGGGGACAAGGACGTTGGGGACAAGGACATCCTACCCCCTAAGGCCTTTGGGGACAAGGACTTTAGGGACATGAATGTCCCATCCCCTATCGGCTTTGGGGACAAGGACGCTGGGGACAAGGATGTCCCACCCCCTAAG GCCTTTGGGGACAAGGACAATGGGGACATCCCAACCCCAGGAGATGTTTGGGATGAGGAGGTTGGGGACATCCAGGTCCCAACCCTAAGGGACTTTGGGGACAGAGAGTTTGGGGACAGAGAGTTTGGGGACAAAGAGTTTGGGGACAAAGAGATTGGGGACAAAGAGATTGGGGACAGGGATGTTGGGGACAAAGAGATTGGGGACAAAGAGTTTGGGGACAAAGAGTTTGGGGACAAAGAGATTGGGGACAAAGAGTTTGGGGACAAAGAGTTTGGGGCCGAGGCCATCTCAGCCCCGCAGGACTTGGGGGGCAGGGATGTCCCCCCCCGAGGGGACATTGGGGTCGTGCCCCACGGGGACGGGGACATCCCGGCCTTTGGGGTCAGCGAGGATGGCCGTGGGGACACggttggggacatggggggcgTGGATGTCACCGCCcgggggggtgatggggacagaGAGGGGACGTCGGGAAGGGTTGGGGGCGTTGAGGGCGCGCGCGGTGCCGGTGACGTCATCACCATCACGGTGACGGCCCCGCCGCTGGAGGACGGCCCCGGCGACGATGACGTCATCGCTGACGCCATTGCCGCCCAACCGCGCGGTGTCGCGGGGGGGCGGCGACGTCACAGCTGCGCTTCCCGGTGA